The segment CTGTGGGCTCCTTTCTGATCCGGCGGGGGTCGTCGATCGGTGGTGCAAGGTGATCGGTCCGGGGGGCGGTCGCGTCGCGGTTCTCGACGCGACCACGAGCGATGATCCGCGCGGACGGCCGCTCAATCCGCTGTTCAGGGCGTTCGTCGCGGCGGGCGCTCCGGACGGCGGTCTCGGTGACGTGCTCTCGGCCCCGTTCGGCCGGTTCGATGAGCCCTTGACGCGCCGCGTCGAGGCGTCTCGAACGGCGCTCGCCGACCGAACGGTCGATCGAACCTTCGAGACGTTCGGGCTCGGCTTCGTCGGCCTGTTTGCCGGCACCGTCGAGGCGGCTGAAATCGATCACCGAGCGGGCTAACTACGGTATCCC is part of the Natronomonas salsuginis genome and harbors:
- a CDS encoding class I SAM-dependent methyltransferase, with the protein product MTARDIADFYGRWAGLYDRLATAPGVARWRRAAAERTATEGDVVVEMGCGTGANLPYLGDRVGPDGYVIGVDIARPLLDRARDRVDGYDNVAVVRGDATVPPIARVDAVLATFVCGLLSDPAGVVDRWCKVIGPGGGRVAVLDATTSDDPRGRPLNPLFRAFVAAGAPDGGLGDVLSAPFGRFDEPLTRRVEASRTALADRTVDRTFETFGLGFVGLFAGTVEAAEIDHRAG